In Helianthus annuus cultivar XRQ/B chromosome 3, HanXRQr2.0-SUNRISE, whole genome shotgun sequence, a single window of DNA contains:
- the LOC110929501 gene encoding dynamin-related protein 3A, which yields MGDEPVVPSTPQQPPPPPPPSNAAAAPLGHNVIPIVNKLQDIVAHLGNSSTIELPQVAVVGSQSSGKSSVLEALVGRDFLPRGSDICTRRPLVLQLVQIKRKADGTDEEYGEFLHIQGKRFFDFNEIRREIQRETDREAGGNKGVSDKQIRLKIFSPNVLDITLVDLPGITKVPVGDQPSDIEARIRTMIMSYIKLPSCLILAVTPANSDLANSDALQIAGNADPDGYRTIGVITKLDIMDRGTDARNILLGKQIPLRLGYVGVVNRSQEDIMLNRSIKDALIAEEKFFRSRPAYNEVADICGVPQLAKKLNQILVQHIKTVLPGLKSRISAQLVAVAKEHASYGEITESKAGMGALLLNILSKYSEAFCSMIEGKNEEMSTAELSGGARIHYIFQSIFVKSLEEVDPCEDLTDDDIRTAIQNATGPRSALFVPEVPFEVLIRRQIARLLDPSVQCARFVYDELIKMSHRCMVNELQRFPVLRKRMDDVTGNFLRDGLQPSETMIGHIVEMEMDYINTSHPNFIGGSKAVELAMQQVKSSRIASAVSRQKDAAELDKAPQSERSIKSRTFLGRQGNGIVTDQHNQSGSRPAGEVEKSTSGSTSWGISSIFGGSDSRMSTKDNSSNKPFSEPVSSIDHFDYSSSMIHLREPPTVLRPSDANSDQEAIEIHVTKLLLRSYYDIVRKNIEDYVPKAIMHFLVNHTKRELHNVFIKKLYRDDLFEQMLQEPDDISVKRKRTRETLRVLQQAFRTLDELPLEAETVERGYSLTNNDATGLPKIHGLHTSSMFPSGSGSMDPYNTASPKNQRSSRKSSHSGELTSPFYGNLETSGSNRASLLGL from the exons ATGGGCGACGAACCAGTGGTCCCCTCCACaccacaacaaccaccaccaccaccaccaccgtccaacGCCGCCGCGGCTCCGCTCGGCCACAACGTGATTCCGATCGTGAACAAGCTGCAGGACATCGTCGCTCATTTAGGCAATAGTTCTACAATTGAGCTCCCTCAGGTCGCCGTTGTCGGTAGCCAGAGCAGCGGTAAATCGAGTGTTCTCGAAGCACTTGTAGGTCGGGATTTTTTGCCACGTGGCTCGGATATCTGCACGCGTCGGCCGCTTGTGCTTCAGCTTGTTCAGATTAAGCGGAAGGCTGATGGTACGGATGAGGAGTATGGTGAGTTTTTGCATATACAGGGGAAGAGGTTTTTTGATTTCAATGAAATTCGCAGGGAAATTCag AGAGAGACCGACAGGGAAGCAGGAGGAAACAAGGGTGTATCTGACAAGCAGATTCGGCTAAAGATTTTTTCACCTAATGTTCTTGACATAACCCTGGTTGATTTGCCCGGCATTACAAAAGTTCCCGTTGGTGATCAGCCTTCTGATATCGAAGCGCGTATTAGAACAATGATAATGTCATACATAAAGCTTCCCAGCTGTTTAATTCTTGCTGTGACACCAGCAAATTCTGATCTTGCCAACTCAGATGCACTTCAGATTGCAGGAAATGCTGATCCAGACG GCTACCGAACTATTGGTGTGATAACTAAG TTGGACATTATGGACAGAGGAACAGATGCTAGGAATATTTTGCTGGGAAAACAGATCCCCCTCCGACTTGGTTATGTGGGTGTTGTAAATCGTAGTCAAGAG GATATTATGCTGAACCGGAGCATTAAAGATGCACTTATAGCCGAGGAGAAATTTTTCCGAAGTCGTCCG GCTTATAATGAGGTTGCTGATATTTGTGGAGTGCCTCAGCTGGCAAAAAAATTGAACCAG ATTTTAGTACAACATATCAAAACAGTGCTACCAGGGTTGAAATCACGCATTAGTGCTCAATTAGTTGCGGTGGCAAAGGAGCATGCTAGCTATGGAGAAATCACAGAGTCAAAG GCTGGCATGGGAGCTCTTCTTTTAAATATTCTATCAAAGTATTCGGAAG cCTTCTGTTCGATGATTGAGGGAAAGAATGAAGAGATGTCGACTGCTGAGTTATCTGGAGGAGCAAGGATACACTATATTTTCCAGTCAATATTTGTCAAGAGTTTGGAG GAAGTTGATCCATGTGAAGACTTGACCGATGATGACATTCGAACCGCCATACAGAATGCAACTGGTCCTAGATCCGCCTTATTTGTGCCAGAA GTTCCATTTGAAGTTCTTATTAGAAGACAGATCGCTCGTTTATTAGATCCAAGTGTTCAATGTGCAAGATTTGTATACGATGAGTTAATCAAG ATGAGTCATCGCTGTATGGTTAATGAGCTACAAAGGTTTCCCGTTCTCAGAAAGCGAATGGATGATGTCACCGGGAATTTCTTACGTGATGGTCTTCAACCTTCTGAAACCATGATTGGACACATAGTTGAAATGGAG ATGGACTATATAAACACTTCACACCCGAATTTTATCGGTGGTAGTAAGGCGGTAGAGTTGGCTATGCAGCAAGTCAAGTCTTCTAGGATTGCATCAGCAGTTTCAAGGCAAAAG GATGCTGCTGAGTTGGATAAAGCACCACAATCTGAAAGAAGTATCAAGTCACGCACATTTCTTGGACGACAAGGCAACGGAATTGTCACTGACCAG CATAATCAATCTGGGTCCCGGCCAGCTGGTGAGGTCGAGAAATCGACATCTG GAAGTACAAGCTGGGGAATATCATCAATCTTTGGTGGCTCCGATAGTCGAATGTCAACCAAAGATAACTCTTCAAACAAGCCGTTTAGTGAACCTGTTTCTTCCATCGATCATTTCGACTATTCATCTTCAATGATACATTTGAGGGAG CCGCCAACGGTTTTGAGGCCTTCTGATGCCAATTCCGATCAAGAGGCTATCGAGATTCACGTGACAAAGTTATTGTTGAGATCCTATTATGATATTGTCAGGAAGAACATTGAGGATTACGTGCCGAAAGCCATCATGCACTTTCTG GTCAATCATACAAAGAGAGAGCTGCACAATGTGTTCATTAAAAAGCTGTACAG AGATGATCTGTTTGAGCAAATGTTGCAAGAACCCGATGACATTTCTGTAAAGAGAAAGCGCACTCGTGAAACGCTGCGTGTTCTTCAGCAAGCTTTTCGG aCATTGGATGAACTGCCACTGGAAGCCGAGACAGTGGAAAGAGGTTACAGTTTGACCAACAATGACGCGACGGGCCTCCCCAAAATTCACGGGCTTCATACATCCTCAATGTTTCCATCCGGTAGCGGGTCAATGGACCCTTACAACACGGCTTCACCAAAAAATCAAAGATCGTCACGCAAGTCTTCCCATTCGGGTGAGTTGACCTCACCTTTCTATGGCAATTTAGAGACCAGTGGAAGCAATCGCGCCTCTCTTCTTGGTCTTTAA